Proteins co-encoded in one uncultured Bacteroides sp. genomic window:
- a CDS encoding heparan-alpha-glucosaminide N-acetyltransferase domain-containing protein, producing MENTQNNIPQKKRLLSLDVLRGLTVAGMILVNNGGGKVSYEPLRHSAWNGLSLADLVFPFFLFMVGMSTYISLRKFQFKWSNPLALKILKRTGLILLIGWAIYWFEGCCKGDFLPFDHIRIPGVLQRIALCYGIVSLLAVTVSHKWLPWLAGLLLVGYAFLLLLANGYVCDETNILCIVDRGLFGAAHLYHKSPIDPEGLLGVIPSIAHTILGFWGGKILMEHSDLKNKMLHLFIFGFVLMSIGLLFTYGLPMNKRIWSPTLVLFTCGLATSLLAWFMYVIDDKGNKGWTPFFVSFGVNPLFIYVISELMNIVFADFGISKALFGGIHAVVPDDYVASLVYAIVFVLLNWAIGYPLYKKKIYIKI from the coding sequence ATGGAAAATACACAAAACAATATACCTCAAAAAAAACGTTTGCTTTCGCTCGATGTGCTGCGCGGACTAACAGTTGCAGGCATGATTCTGGTAAATAACGGAGGAGGTAAGGTTTCATACGAACCTTTGCGTCACTCAGCCTGGAATGGCTTGTCACTGGCCGATCTGGTGTTCCCTTTCTTCCTGTTTATGGTAGGGATGTCTACTTATATATCATTGCGAAAGTTTCAGTTTAAGTGGTCAAATCCACTAGCCTTGAAAATCTTGAAACGTACTGGCCTTATCTTATTAATAGGATGGGCTATCTATTGGTTTGAAGGTTGTTGCAAAGGCGATTTCCTTCCTTTCGATCATATCCGTATACCGGGCGTTTTACAACGCATTGCATTGTGTTATGGTATAGTTTCGCTGCTGGCTGTAACGGTTAGCCACAAATGGCTTCCGTGGTTGGCTGGCTTACTATTGGTGGGATATGCTTTTTTGCTGCTGTTAGCTAACGGATATGTATGTGATGAAACAAATATTCTGTGTATTGTAGATCGTGGTTTGTTTGGAGCTGCGCATCTCTATCACAAGAGTCCCATTGATCCCGAAGGGTTGCTTGGTGTTATTCCGTCCATCGCACACACTATTCTTGGTTTCTGGGGAGGAAAGATCCTGATGGAACATTCTGATCTTAAAAATAAAATGCTTCACTTGTTTATCTTTGGCTTTGTATTGATGAGCATAGGTCTGCTTTTTACATACGGACTGCCAATGAACAAACGTATATGGTCGCCTACATTGGTGCTTTTCACTTGCGGGCTGGCTACCAGTTTGCTGGCATGGTTTATGTATGTTATTGATGACAAAGGCAATAAAGGCTGGACACCTTTCTTTGTTTCGTTTGGAGTAAATCCGCTCTTTATATATGTTATCAGTGAACTGATGAATATTGTTTTTGCAGATTTCGGAATCAGTAAAGCTTTGTTTGGTGGTATTCATGCCGTAGTGCCCGATGATTATGTAGCTTCTCTTGTTTATGCAATTGTTTTTGTATTACTAAACTGGGCTATAGGTTATCCGCTTTATAAAAAGAAGATATATATTAAAATATAA
- a CDS encoding GH92 family glycosyl hydrolase: protein MHSAMNKRALIKVSLSVWCLCFSLMTYAQYGKYVDPKIGSEGLGRVFVGPSAPFGMVKPGPDCTCKPNSGWLPMPEVVTGFAQVHVSGTGGGPKYGNILVQPYCGEPDMESHEAKREYEKIELGYYNTRFHENGIQTELTTSDRCSFYQFTYPKESKRSLRVDAGFFLGENPVPDAREAQQFVGSEIEIVSDTEIRGYSRIRGGWNNGRAYTVYFYAVADKPFTKTLTWKDKFSSLTEKAQFDEGKKTGAVISWGEESTESTVKLKIGISFLSSLKAQENVRKEIPHWDFQQQLEKVRFQWEKLLERIELGKGSTEVQKRMFYTALYHTLIMPVDRTGENPLWTDNAPYYDDFYAIWDTYRTSSPLITILSPQRETDIVNALINIYKRDGYMPDARSGNANGRTQGGSNAEVVIADALVKGLKGVDYELALKAMLKDATVPPGGNEEQEGRGGLLEYNRLGYVPLGIDRAGNRTVEYAYNDYNIATVAKILGKKDIYEEYIRKADNWKNLWRDNYEYDGVKGFIMPRSASGEWLDDLPFGHSKVQNPTFRYTPVTNESPWYAPWWGTFFYEGISWEYSLSIPHDVPALIEKSGGKEAFRRRLDTFFDKGYYNVNNEPSFLTPCLYHWIGRPDLSSARIKQIITRNYNDTPGGLPGNDDSGAMSSWLAFHMMGLYPNAGQPYYLIHSPLVSEYTIRLANGKSLHVAAKKLSEKNCNIQRVSFNGKELHRAWINHDELSQGGELIIEMGNKPSDWGTEELPSVKM, encoded by the coding sequence ATGCATTCAGCTATGAATAAACGTGCATTGATAAAGGTTTCTCTCTCTGTATGGTGCTTATGTTTCTCTTTGATGACATATGCTCAATACGGTAAATATGTTGATCCTAAAATTGGTTCAGAAGGTTTGGGACGGGTATTTGTTGGTCCGTCGGCACCTTTTGGAATGGTAAAACCCGGCCCGGATTGTACCTGCAAACCAAACAGCGGCTGGTTACCTATGCCAGAGGTTGTTACCGGTTTTGCTCAGGTACACGTAAGCGGTACCGGTGGAGGACCTAAATATGGAAATATTCTTGTGCAGCCCTATTGTGGAGAACCTGATATGGAAAGCCACGAGGCAAAGCGGGAATATGAAAAGATTGAGCTGGGATATTACAATACTCGTTTTCATGAAAATGGCATTCAAACAGAATTGACTACTTCTGACCGATGCTCGTTCTATCAATTTACTTATCCAAAAGAGAGTAAGCGCTCATTAAGGGTAGATGCCGGTTTCTTTTTGGGAGAGAATCCGGTTCCCGATGCTCGCGAAGCGCAACAGTTTGTTGGTTCAGAAATAGAGATTGTATCAGATACGGAAATTCGTGGTTATAGTCGCATACGTGGAGGATGGAACAATGGACGAGCCTATACGGTTTACTTTTATGCTGTGGCCGATAAACCTTTTACAAAAACACTAACCTGGAAAGATAAATTTTCCTCATTGACTGAAAAAGCACAGTTTGACGAGGGAAAGAAAACGGGTGCAGTAATCTCTTGGGGAGAAGAAAGTACAGAGAGTACCGTTAAACTTAAGATTGGTATCTCTTTTCTGAGTTCGCTTAAGGCACAGGAAAATGTTCGCAAAGAAATTCCACATTGGGACTTCCAACAGCAATTGGAAAAAGTACGCTTTCAATGGGAAAAACTATTGGAACGTATAGAATTGGGAAAAGGATCAACGGAAGTACAAAAACGAATGTTTTACACAGCCCTCTATCATACTCTTATTATGCCGGTTGACCGTACCGGAGAGAATCCTCTTTGGACGGATAATGCTCCTTATTACGATGATTTTTATGCTATATGGGATACCTATCGTACCTCTAGTCCGCTCATTACAATTCTTTCACCCCAAAGAGAAACTGATATAGTTAATGCACTCATAAACATATATAAGCGGGATGGTTATATGCCCGATGCTCGTAGTGGAAATGCTAATGGTCGTACTCAGGGTGGCTCGAATGCAGAAGTTGTGATTGCCGATGCATTGGTAAAAGGATTGAAAGGTGTTGATTATGAATTAGCTTTGAAAGCAATGCTGAAAGATGCGACTGTTCCTCCGGGAGGTAATGAAGAGCAAGAAGGACGCGGCGGATTACTGGAATATAACAGACTGGGCTATGTACCATTGGGTATTGACCGTGCCGGAAATCGTACGGTTGAATATGCTTATAACGATTATAACATAGCTACAGTAGCTAAGATACTGGGGAAAAAGGATATTTACGAAGAATATATTCGCAAGGCTGATAACTGGAAAAACTTATGGCGCGATAATTATGAATATGATGGTGTAAAGGGATTTATCATGCCTCGTTCTGCTTCCGGAGAATGGCTGGATGATTTGCCTTTTGGTCATTCCAAAGTACAAAATCCCACATTCCGTTATACTCCGGTAACCAATGAATCTCCATGGTATGCTCCATGGTGGGGAACTTTTTTTTATGAAGGTATATCATGGGAATATTCACTGAGCATACCTCATGATGTTCCGGCTTTGATTGAGAAAAGTGGAGGAAAGGAAGCTTTCCGTCGTAGGTTGGATACTTTCTTCGACAAAGGATATTATAATGTAAATAATGAACCATCTTTTTTAACTCCATGTCTTTATCATTGGATTGGACGTCCAGATTTAAGCAGTGCACGGATAAAACAGATTATTACACGGAATTATAATGACACTCCCGGTGGTTTACCTGGAAATGATGATTCCGGGGCTATGTCTTCCTGGCTTGCTTTTCATATGATGGGGCTTTATCCGAATGCCGGGCAACCTTATTATTTAATACATTCGCCTTTGGTAAGTGAATATACCATTCGTTTGGCTAATGGTAAGAGTTTGCATGTGGCAGCTAAAAAGTTGTCGGAAAAGAATTGTAATATTCAACGTGTAAGTTTTAATGGTAAGGAACTTCACCGGGCATGGATAAACCATGATGAGTTATCACAAGGAGGAGAACTGATTATAGAAATGGGAAATAAACCATCTGATTGGGGTACAGAGGAGTTACCTTCGGTTAAAATGTAG